The Brachionichthys hirsutus isolate HB-005 chromosome 3, CSIRO-AGI_Bhir_v1, whole genome shotgun sequence genome has a window encoding:
- the eomesb gene encoding eomesodermin homolog b: MLGGEGEKEAAEERRKSPGGDAEDLTSGSRYAQQGMGAERYYISTMMPKQSPETGSPCSFVPYNPSGAVYSPPGVSRYPPSLHLGSVLPPAGFPPSAAGRGHFGSSYQLGQSPGCVYPPYAGAGAALGSMSLPAAGSGPGAQVFLCNRPLWLKFHRHQTEMIITKQGRRMFPFLSVNLAGLNLTAHYNVFVEVVLADPNHWRFQGGKWVTCGKADNSSQGNKVYVHPESPNTGAHWMRQEISFSKLKLTNNKGTSHNTSQMIVLQSLHKYQPRLLIVEVTEDGAEDIGLSSDLKTQSFTFPETQFIAVTAYQNTDITQLKIDHNPFAKGFRDNYDSMYTAQEHDRLTPSPTDSPRAHQIVPSTRYAMQPLFQEPFVNNLPQNRFYNSERTVPQTNSLLPPQTEDGASQRWFVTSMQQGGSATNSSNKRELTPYEGEYSSSLLPYGIKSLSMQTSHALSYYPDSPFTTMPTGWGPRAGYQRKVAPSLPWSPRPSPSAGFSENSNKVKPQGEEDVGSSGSLISSWTESQPSLPLDKTDSYATPCKRRRLALNGSSTDDSPTDIKCEDLASAASNSSSYSKEAPSSKGMAAYYPFYTNP; this comes from the exons ATGCTCGGCGGTGAGGGCGAGAAGGAAGCCGCCGAGGAGCGGCGTAAGTCCCCGGGGGGGGACGCGGAGGATCTGACCTCTGGCAGCAGGTACGCGCAGCAGGGAATGGGTGCCGAGCGGTACTATATCTCTACCATGATGCCGAAACAAAGCCCAGAAACAGGGAGCCCCTGCTCGTTTGTCCCTTATAACCCCAGTGGGGCGGTTTACTCCCCGCCCGGCGTCAGCAGATACCCCCCATCTCTCCATTTGGGCTCCGTTTTGCCTCCGGCTGGGTTCCCACCCTCCGCCGCCGGCCGCGGTCACTTCGGCTCGTCTTATCAGCTCGGGCAGAGCCCCGGCTGCGTCTACCCGCCCTACGCGGGCGCAGGGGCCGCTCTCGGCAGCATGTCTCTGCCCGCCGCCGGCTCCGGGCCCGGGGCCCAGGTGTTCCTCTGCAACCGGCCGCTGTGGCTCAAGTTCCACCGGCACCAGACGGAGATGATCATCACCAAGCAGGGCAG gCGGATGTTCCCTTTCCTCAGCGTCAACTTAGCGGGGCTGAACCTGACGGCGCACTACAACGTGTTTGTGGAGGTGGTGCTGGCGGATCCAAACCACTGGAGATTCCAGGGTGGGAAGTGGGTCACCTGTGGGAAGGCGGATAACAGCAGTCAAG gGAACAAAGTTTACGTCCACCCAGAGTCTCCAAACACTGGGGCCCACTGGATGAGACAAGAAATCTCCTTCAGCAAACTGAAACTCACCAACAACAAAGGAACCAGTCACAATACATCACAG ATGATTGTCCTGCAATCGTTGCACAAGTACCAACCGAGGCTGCTCATTGTGGAGGTGACGGAGGATGGGGCGGAGGACATCGGCCTCAGTAGTGACCTGAAGACTCAGAGTTTCACCTTTCCAGAGACCCAGTTTATAGCTGTAACTGCCTACCAGAACACTGAC atcaCTCAGTTGAAAATCGATCACAACCCTTTTGCCAAAGGATTCAGAGATAATTATGATTC gaTGTACACAGCTCAGGAGCACGATCGCCTCACTCCATCTCCAACCGACTCGCCCCGTGCCCACCAGATTGTCCCCAGCACTCGCTACGCCATGCAGCCCCTTTTCCAAGAGCCATTTGTCAACAACCTCCCCCAGAATCGCTTTTACAACAGTGAGAGGACAGTACCACAGACCAACAGTCTTCTCCCACCACAGACAGAGGATGGAGCATCACAGAGGTGGTTTGTCACCTCCATGCAGCAAGGGGGAAGTgccacaaacagcagcaacaaacgAGAGCTTACCCCTTATGAAGGGGAATACTCGAGCTCCCTGCTTCCTTATGGAATCAAATCCCTGTCCATGCAAACATCTCACGCGCTCAGCTACTACCCAGACTCTCCTTTCACCACCATGCCTACAGGGTGGGGACCCAGAGCAGGATACCAGAGAAAGGTTGCACCCAGTCTGCCTTGGTCTCCCAGACCTAGTCCCAGTGCAGGTTTCTCAGAAAACTCAAACAAAGTTAAACCACAAGGAGAAGAGGACGTCGGCAGCAGCGGAAGCCTCATCTCTTCTTGGACCGAGTCACAGCCGTCTCTTCCGCTAGATAAAACTGATTCTTATGCCACACCCTGCAAACGAAGGCGCTTGGCTCTGAATGGCTCCAGCACAGATGACTCACCCACTGACATCAAGTGTGAGGACTTGGCCTCTGCTGCCAGCAACAGTAGCTCCTACAGCAAAGAGGCTCCTTCATCCAAAGGCATGGCCGCTTACTATCCCTTTTACACAAACCCTTGA